The Periplaneta americana isolate PAMFEO1 chromosome 9, P.americana_PAMFEO1_priV1, whole genome shotgun sequence genome contains a region encoding:
- the LOC138706025 gene encoding balbiani ring protein 3-like, with protein sequence MDHPGFYRRTFCTFVLTGPTFAVLVLFFAGVDCWRWGSVSSCPPGPEPVCPENPVNDSSNYFPHPTDCHYYVHCDGSRRPICRRCSPTTYFNPHTFNCVWPLQASCEHNATTRQESLLPPICGPDRECYEEGATEKDYVNCARYYVCRNGTKVREECPSGLAYIEKLGQCGDPDETDCDHGEIEPTVRCEVEGMAVKIDCRTYTICHEGTTQIYSCKSDQYFDEVSKTCLQGSCQRPNCEDKEDPTDCNYYYKNCDLRTKCPENKHFNKKTKHCENQCTAGCKNPSDIPQCRECQEEGKILKYDCHSYSICRGGKIVSQLCRNDQYFDPITGTCTTGSCNPTPPPPTPPPTCEDREDPNDCNFYYTKCNQRVRCLNGQHFNKLTKVCENPCTAGCQNPNDIPQCRECQEEGKILKYDCHSYSICRGGKIVSQFCRNDQYFDPITGTCTTGSCNPTPPPPTPPPTCEDREDPNDCNFYYTKCNQRVRCLNGQHFNKLTKVCENPCTAGCQNPNDIPQCRECQEEGKILKYDCHSYSICRGGKIVSQLCRNDQYFDPITGTCTTGSCNPTPPPPTPPPTCEDREDPNDCNFYYTKCNQRVRCLNGQHFNKVTKVCENPCSAGCQNPSDIPQCRQCLEEGKILKYDCHSYSICRGGKIVSQLCRNDQYFDPITGTCTIGSCNPTPPPPTPPPTCEDREDPNDCNFYYTKCNQRVRCLNGQHFNKLTKVCENPCTAGCQNPNDIPQCRECQEEGKILKYDCHSYSICRGGKIISQLCRNDQYFDPITGTCTIGSCNPTPPPPTPPPTCEDREDPNDCNFYYTKCNQRVRCLNGQHFNKLTKVCENPCTAGCQNPSDIPQCKECQEEGKILKYDCHSYSICRGGKIVSQLCRNDQYFDPITGTCTIGSCNPTPPPPTPPPTCEDREDPKDCNYYYKNCDQRVKCPLGQHFNRERKQCENQCTANCLDPKSIPGCHRCAPEGKTFEDPCSCEMYYKCENGVKVLAMCESGLHYNNTIGVCDVPCSDTCPKLFARKPECCASTKGKPEPQCPTTVYSIFLPHPSDSRWFYQCLQGVLYCNRCPPGHRWNIDEDTCDNSCQCP encoded by the exons ATGGACCATCCAGGGTTCTACCGGCGCACGTTCTGCACCTTCGTCCTCACAG GTCCCACGTTTGCAGTCCTAGTCCTGTTCTTCGCTGGCGTCGACTGCTGGAGATGGGGATCTGTATCTTCCTGTCCACCAGGACCCGAACCAGTGTGTCCAGAGAATCCTGTGAACGACAGTTCTAACTACTTTCCACACCCGACAGATTGTCACTACTACGTCCACTGTGACGGTAGCAGAAGACCTATTTGCAGAAGATGTTCACCTACCACGTATTTCAATCCACACACCTTCAACTGTGTCTGGCCACTACAAGCCAGCTGCGAGCACAACGCAACAACTAGACAGGAGAGCCTGTTGCCCCCAATATGTGGGCCAGACAGAGAGTGCTACGAAGAAGGCGCAACTGAAAAGGACTACGTAAATTGCGCACGATACTACGTTTGCAGGAATGGAACGAAGGTAAGAGAAGAGTGTCCATCCGGACTAGCTTATATTGAAAAACTGGGCCAATGTGGTGATCCAGATGAAACAGACTGCGACCATGGAGAGATAGAACCAACAGTACGCTGCGAAGTCGAAGGAATGGCTGTCAAGATTGACTGCCGCACTTACACGATATGTCATGAAGGAACCACACAAATCTATAGCTGTAAATCAGACCAATACTTTGACGAAGTTTCTAAAACTTGTCTACAGGGCTCATGTCAACGCCCTAATTGCGAAGACAAAGAAGACCCCACGGactgcaattattattataagaactgCGACCTGAGAACAAAGTGTCCggaaaataaacatttcaacaaGAAGACAAAGCACTGTGAGAATCAATGTACTGCTGGATGTAAAAATCCAAGTGATATTCCTCAGTGTAGGGAATGTCAAGAAGAAGGTAAAATACTGAAATATGACTGCCACTCATATTCTATTTGTAGAGGAGGTAAAATTGTCTCCCAACTTTGTCGAAATGATCAATATTTCGATCCAATAACGGGTACATGCACAACAGGATCGTGTAATCCTACTCCTCCCCCTCCAACACCTCCACCTACTTGTGAAGACAGAGAAGATCCTAACGACTGCAACTTCTATTACACTAAATGTAACCAGAGGGTTAGATGTCTTAATGGTCAACATTTTAACAAGTTGACGAAAGTCTGTGAAAATCCATGTACTGCTGGTTGTCAGAATCCAAATGATATTCCTCAATGTAGGGAATGTCAAGAAGAAGGTAAAATACTGAAATATGACTGCCACTCGTATTCTATTTGTAGAGGAGGTAAAATTGTCTCCCAATTTTGTCGAAATGATCAATATTTTGACCCAATAACGGGTACATGTACAACAGGATCGTGTAATCCTACTCCTCCCCCTCCAACACCTCCACCTACTTGTGAAGACAGAGAAGATCCTAACGACTGCAACTTCTATTACACTAAATGCAACCAGAGAGTCAGATGTCTTAATGGTCAACATTTTAACAAGCTGACGAAAGTCTGTGAAAATCCGTGTACTGCTGGTTGTCAGAATCCAAATGATATTCCTCAATGTAGGGAATGTCAGGAAGAAGGTAAAATACTGAAATATGACTGCCACTCATATTCTATTTGTAGAGGAGGTAAAATTGTCTCCCAACTTTGTCGAAATGATCAATATTTCGATCCAATAACGGGTACATGCACAACAGGATCATGTAACCCTACTCCTCCCCCTCCAACTCCTCCACCTACTTGTGAAGACAGAGAAGATCCTAACGACTGCAACTTCTATTACACTAAATGCAACCAGAGAGTCAGATGTCTTAATGGTCAACATTTTAACAAGGTGACGAAAGTTTGTGAAAATCCGTGTAGTGCTGGCTGTCAGAATCCAAGTGATATTCCTCAATGTAGGCAATGTCTAGAAGAaggtaaaatattgaaatatgacTGTCACTCATATTCCATTTGTAGAGGGGGTAAAATTGTTTCTCAACTCTGTCGAAATGATCAATATTTCGATCCAATAACGGGTACTTGCACAATAGGATCGTGTAATCCTACTCCTCCCCCTCCAACACCTCCACCTACTTGTGAAGACAGAGAAGATCCTAACGACTGCAACTTCTATTACACTAAATGTAACCAGAGAGTCAGATGTCTTAATGGTCAACATTTTAACAAGTTGACGAAAGTCTGTGAAAATCCATGTACTGCTGGTTGTCAGAATCCAAATGATATTCCTCAATGTAGGGAATGTCAAGAAGAAGGTAAAATACTGAAATATGACTGCCACTCGTATTCTATTTGTAGAGGAGGTAAAATTATCTCCCAACTTTGTCGAAATGATCAATATTTCGATCCAATAACGGGTACATGCACAATAGGATCGTGTAATCCTACTCCTCCCCCTCCAACACCTCCACCTACTTGTGAAGACAGAGAAGATCCTAATGACTGCAACTTCTATTACACTAAATGTAACCAGAGAGTTAGATGTCTTAATGGTCAACATTTTAACAAGTTGACGAAAGTCTGTGAAAATCCATGTACTGCTGGTTGTCAGAATCCAAGTGATATTCCTCAGTGTAAGGAATGTCAAGAAGAAGGTAAAATACTGAAATATGACTGCCACTCATATTCTATTTGTAGAGGAGGTAAAATTGTTTCTCAACTCTGTCGAAATGATCAATATTTCGATCCAATAACGGGTACTTGCACAATAGGATCGTGTAATCCTACTCCTCCCCCTCCAACACCTCCACCTACTTGTGAAGATAGAGAAGATCCTAAAGATTGTAATTATTACTACAAAAATTGTGACCAAAGAGTGAAATGTCCGTTAGGAcaacacttcaatagagaaagaaaacaatGTGAAAATCAGTGTACTGCGAACTGTTTAGATCCAAAGTCAATCCCAGGATGCCATCGTTGTGCACCAGAAGGAAAAACGTTTGAAGACCCATGTAGCTGTGAAATGTACTATAAATGCGAAAATGGAGTGAAGGTTCTTGCCATGTGCGAAAGTGGTCTTCACTATAACAATACAATCGGTGTATGCGATGTACCCTGTAGTGATACGTGTCCAAAGTTATTTGCGAGGAAACCTGAGTGTTGTGCTTCAACAAAAGGGAAGCCAGAACCCCAGTGTCCAACTACAGTGTACTCCATATTCCTGCCACATCCTAGTGACAGTCGCTGGTTCTACCAATGTCTCCAGGGAGTTCTGTACTGCAATAGATGTCCTCCTGGACATAGATGGAACATCGATGAAGATACATGTGATAATTCTTGCCAATGTCCGTGA